In one window of Onychomys torridus chromosome 7, mOncTor1.1, whole genome shotgun sequence DNA:
- the Cplx3 gene encoding complexin-3, translated as MAFMVKSMVGGQLKNLTGSLGGGEDKGDGDKSAAEAQGMSREEYEEYQKQLVEEKMERDAQFTQRKAERATLRSHFRDKYRLPKNETDESQIQLAGGDVELPRELAKMIEEDTEEEEDKASVLGQLASLPGLDLSSLKDKAQTTLGDLKQSAEKCHIM; from the exons ATGGCGTTCATGGTGAAGTCCATGGTGGGTGGCCAGCTGAAGAACCTCACCGGGAGCCTGGGGGGCGGCGAGGACAAGGGGGACGGAGACAAGTCTGCAGCCGAAGCACAGGGCATGAGCCGGGAAGAGTATGAGGAGTATCAGAAGCAACTGGTGGAGGAAAA GATGGAGCGAGATGCACAGTTCACGCAGAGGAAGGCAGAACGGGCCACACTACGGAGTCACTTCAGAGACAAATACCGTCTGCCCAAG aACGAGACAGATGAAAGCCAGATCCAGCTGGCAGGTGGAGACGTGGAGCTGCCTCGGGAGCTAGCCAAGATGATCgaggaggacacagaggaagaggaggataagGCCTCTGTGCTGGGGCAGCTGGCCAGCCTCCCTGGCTTGGACCTCAGCTCACTCAAGGACAAGGCCCAGACTACATTAGGGGACCTCAAGCAATCAGCTGAGAAGTGCCACATCATGTGA